In Fusarium musae strain F31 chromosome 7, whole genome shotgun sequence, a single window of DNA contains:
- a CDS encoding hypothetical protein (EggNog:ENOG41), translated as MAGEQDVVTPAPATAPPPKDTLENTAAVDSAAEDNTDPSKTHINIVEHARSAAHKERTMTLRQGIKLYPKAIFWSILISTCIVMEGYDISLVNNFYAFPQFNKKYGVLGDDGEYQVPAAWQAGLSNGAHCGEIIGLFINGWISERFGYRYTVMACLVCVAGFTTIFFTAQNVQTLLVAEILCGIPWGIFQTLTITYASEVCPVALRGYLTTYVNFCWGLGQEIGIGVIHAMLKRNDEWAYRIPYALQWMWPLPLLVGIFFAPESPWWLVRRGRTQDAKEALLRLTSLDRETDFDADETIAMMVHTTALEEKITSGASYWDCFKGTDLRRTEIVCMIWAIQNLSGNSFSNYSTYFLEQAGLSADKAYSFALGQYGINMAGVFGAWGLMTLGIGRRSLVLYGLCGLCSMLLIMGFLGLVPEAHRSQSSLATGCMMIVWALFYQLTIGTVCYSLVGELSSRRLQIKTVVLGRNLYNVVGIINSVLTPYMLNPTAWDWGNYAGFFWGGICFLCIIYTFFRLPEPSGRTFAELDVLFERGISARKFASTEVDVFHETVEENVMNRYEEIADTPSEKVHDKA; from the exons ATGGCGGGCGAACAAGACGTGGTGACGCCGGCCCCGGCAACGGCCCCGCCTCCGAAGGACACCCTCGAAAACACGGCGGCCGTGGACTCGGCCGCTGAGGATAATACCGACCCCAGTAAGACGcatatcaacatcgtcgaGCATGCCCGTTCGGCTGCCCACAAGGAGCGTACCATGACCCTCCGCCAGGGCATCAAGCTCTATCCCAAGGCCATTTTCTGGAGTATCCTCATCTCCACATGTATTGTAATGGAGGGCTATGACATCTCTCTCGTCAATAACTTTT ATGCCTTCCCGCAGTTCAACAAGAAGTATGGCgtccttggtgatgatggagaatatCAGGTACCAGCTGCGTGGCAAGCTGGTCTGAGTAAC GGAGCCCATTGTGGCGAGATCATTGGTCTTTTTATCAACGGCTGGATCTCTGAACGATTTGGTTATCGTTACACTGTCATGGCCTGTCTCGTCTGTGTAGCTGGCTTCACAACCATCTTCTTTACCGCCCAGAACGTTCAGACTCTGCTGGTTGCTGAAATACTGTGTGGTATCCCGTGGGGTATCTTCCAAACACTGACCATCACCTATGCATCTGAGGTTTGTCCAGTTGCTCTGCGTGGGTACTTGACGACGTATGTCAACTTCTGCTGGGGTCTTGGCCAGGAGATCGGCATAGGCGTCATCCACGCCATGCTCAAGCGCAACGATGAATGGGCGTACCGCATTCCATATGCTCTCCAGTGGATGTGGCCCTTGCCACTCCTCGTTGGCATCTTTTTTGCGCCCGAATCGCCATGGTGGCTGGTCCGGAGAGGTCGTACCCAGGATGCTAAGGAGGCATTGCTTCGCTTGACCAGTCTCGATCGCGAGACTGACTTTGACGCTGACGAAACTATCGCCATGATGGTACATACAACTGCCCTTGAAGAGAAGATCACATCAGGTGCAAGTTACTGGGACTGCTTCAAGGGCACAGACCTTCGCCGTACCGAGATCGTATGCATGATCTGGGCCATTCAGAACCTGAGCGGCAATTCATTCTCCAACTATTCCACCTACTTCCTTGAACAGGCTGGACTATCAGCCGACAAGGCATATTCATTTGCCCTGGGCCAGTACGGTATCAATATGGCCGGAGTTTTTGGTGCTTGGGGTCTTATGACTTTGGGTATTGGCAGACGATCCTTGGTTCTCTATGGTCTCTGCGGTCTTTGTTCCATGCTGCTCATCATGGGTTTCCTTGGTCTAGTGCCCGAGGCTCATCGGAGCCAATCATCGCTCGCCACAGGCTGTATGATGATTGTATGGGCGCTGTTCTACCAGTTGACCATTGGAACTGTATGCTATTCTCTTGTGGGAGAACTGTCGTCCCGGCGTTTGCAGATCAAGACAGTTGTTCTTGGACGTAACCTCTA CAACGTTGtgggcatcatcaacagcgtTTTGACTCCTTATATGCTCAACCCCACAGCCTGGGACTGGGGTAATTATGCGGGATTCTTCTGG GGTGGTATTTGTTTCTTGTGTATCATCTACACCTTCTTCCGCCTACCAGAGCCAAGCGGGCGCACATTTGCGGAGCTCGACGTGCTTTTTGAGCGAGGCATTAGCGCAAGGAAGTTCGCGTCTACTGAGGTGGATGTATTCCATGAGACCGTGGAGGAGAATGTCATGAATCGGTACGAAGAAATCGCGGACACGCCCTCTGAGAAGGTCCACGACAAAGCATAG